A window of Prolixibacter sp. SD074 contains these coding sequences:
- a CDS encoding SHOCT domain-containing protein, with protein sequence MNDCFQFGWGWGWPFGWLIWFAFIILVVLFIVRLTRGRGPVSQPPRDTGHDSAMTILKERYARGEISREEYLERKKTLESD encoded by the coding sequence ATGAACGATTGCTTTCAGTTTGGATGGGGCTGGGGTTGGCCCTTTGGATGGCTCATTTGGTTTGCATTTATTATTCTGGTCGTTTTGTTTATCGTGCGTTTAACACGGGGACGGGGACCTGTTTCGCAACCGCCTCGCGATACCGGTCACGATTCGGCCATGACAATCCTCAAAGAGCGTTATGCCCGTGGCGAGATTTCACGTGAAGAATACCTGGAAAGGAAGAAAACGCTGGAGAGTGATTAG
- a CDS encoding ABC-F family ATP-binding cassette domain-containing protein, translating into MKPYLQVENLTKYWGELPLFENINFTISEGQKVALIAKNGTGKSTLMDLIYNINPPSEGSISIASDIRVGYLRQMPDLDPNDTVMQAAFKSSDELLETIRLYEVAVENQDHDLLAEAMEKMNRLNAWDFEVRIKQVLTRLKITNFNQRISELSGGQQKRVALANVLITEPDFLILDEPTNHLDLDMIEWLEKYLAKAKSTLFMVTHDRYFLDRVCDEILELDDQTIYRYRGNYSYYVTKREERIQQQTAEVEKAKNLYRTELEWLRRMPQARGHKAKYRVENAYKLQEKAAQGRSDEAVELNVQGARLGKKILEVEHLSKSFGDIRILEDFSYKFSRYEKVGIVGENGTGKSTFLNLVTGAIPADSGTIDVGETIKFGYYRQDGMQFKPEERVLDVVKEIAEVIDLGNGQVMTAAQFLNMFLFPPEVQYSYVEKLSGGERRRLYLCTVLIRNPNFLILDEPTNDLDIMTLNVLEDYLKSFSGCVIIVSHDRFFMDKIVDHLFVFRGEGQVKDFPGNYSDYRDWKEGQEKLERKQEKQGKAKKTELVKPGKPKPRKLTYKEKIELEQLETEIAELEKEKASIEEAMNAGHLSPEELVEQSNLHGKVQDLLDEKEMRWLELSELA; encoded by the coding sequence ATGAAGCCATATCTCCAGGTTGAAAATCTGACAAAATACTGGGGCGAACTTCCCCTCTTCGAAAATATCAACTTCACCATTTCGGAAGGTCAAAAAGTTGCCTTGATTGCCAAAAACGGCACGGGCAAATCGACGTTGATGGATCTGATTTACAATATCAACCCGCCCAGCGAAGGCAGCATTAGCATTGCCAGTGACATCCGTGTGGGATACCTGCGGCAAATGCCCGATTTGGACCCAAACGATACGGTGATGCAGGCGGCTTTTAAATCATCGGACGAATTGTTGGAAACTATCCGGTTGTATGAGGTCGCTGTGGAAAATCAGGATCATGATTTGCTGGCCGAAGCGATGGAAAAGATGAACCGGTTAAATGCCTGGGATTTCGAGGTGCGTATCAAACAGGTTTTGACCCGGCTGAAGATTACCAACTTCAATCAACGCATCAGCGAGCTATCCGGCGGCCAGCAAAAGCGCGTCGCACTGGCCAACGTTCTGATTACCGAACCCGACTTCCTCATTCTGGACGAGCCGACCAACCACCTCGATTTGGACATGATTGAATGGCTGGAAAAATACCTTGCCAAAGCTAAATCGACCCTGTTTATGGTGACCCACGACCGCTATTTTCTCGACCGTGTATGCGACGAGATCCTGGAGCTGGATGACCAAACGATTTACCGTTACCGGGGAAATTACTCCTATTACGTCACCAAACGGGAAGAACGAATTCAACAGCAAACCGCTGAAGTAGAGAAAGCCAAAAATCTGTATCGCACCGAACTGGAATGGCTTCGGCGAATGCCACAGGCCCGTGGGCATAAAGCTAAATACCGGGTGGAGAATGCATACAAACTTCAGGAAAAAGCCGCCCAGGGACGTTCGGACGAAGCGGTGGAACTGAATGTGCAAGGCGCCCGGTTGGGAAAGAAAATCCTGGAAGTGGAACACCTCTCCAAAAGCTTTGGTGACATCCGAATTTTGGAGGATTTCTCATATAAATTCAGTCGTTACGAAAAAGTGGGTATCGTGGGAGAAAACGGAACCGGGAAAAGCACCTTCCTGAACCTGGTTACCGGCGCTATTCCCGCTGACAGCGGAACGATTGACGTAGGTGAAACCATTAAATTTGGCTACTACCGGCAGGATGGTATGCAGTTCAAACCGGAAGAGCGGGTGCTGGACGTTGTGAAAGAAATTGCCGAAGTAATCGATCTGGGGAACGGGCAGGTAATGACTGCCGCACAATTTCTGAACATGTTCCTCTTTCCGCCGGAAGTGCAATATTCGTATGTAGAAAAACTGTCGGGCGGAGAACGAAGACGGTTGTATCTCTGTACGGTTTTGATTCGGAACCCCAACTTCCTTATTCTCGATGAGCCGACCAACGACCTCGACATCATGACGCTGAACGTCCTGGAGGATTACCTGAAAAGCTTCAGTGGATGCGTGATTATTGTATCGCACGACCGTTTCTTCATGGATAAAATTGTGGATCACCTGTTTGTGTTCCGGGGCGAAGGACAAGTCAAAGATTTCCCTGGAAATTACAGCGACTACCGCGACTGGAAAGAGGGACAGGAAAAGCTGGAACGCAAGCAGGAAAAACAGGGGAAAGCGAAAAAAACAGAACTGGTTAAACCGGGAAAACCCAAACCGCGCAAACTCACCTACAAAGAGAAAATTGAACTGGAACAGCTGGAAACAGAAATTGCCGAATTGGAAAAAGAAAAAGCATCCATCGAAGAGGCGATGAATGCTGGCCACTTATCGCCGGAAGAATTGGTCGAACAATCCAACCTTCACGGTAAAGTACAAGACTTACTCGACGAAAAAGAGATGCGCTGGCTGGAACTCAGCGAACTGGCTTAA
- the hutI gene encoding imidazolonepropionase: MKILLVNIKELVQVEEEPKLWVAGKDMARVHTIKDAFLLLRDEMIVDFGPMEELNGSDLDNYDVLMEIDCTGRMVFPSFCDSHTHLVYPDSREQEFVDKIKGLSYEEIARRGGGILNSARRLHEMSEEELYVSAFERISEIIYKGTGAVEIKSGYGLNPEDEIKMLRVIRRLKESTPLAIKSTFLGAHSIPMEYRDNPSVYVDQVINEMLPRIAEEELADYIDVFCDTGFFSVADTERIIEAGTTYGLRAKIHANELGLTGGVQVGVKNKALSVDHLEYLGDDEINVLKHSQTMPTILPGAAFFLDLPLSPVRKLIDSGLPVALATDFNPGSSPSGDMKFMQSLGCIRYKMLPEEVINATTINSAYAMGISDGYGSIARGKAANVFITRDIPSYQYFPYAYNSELIATVILRGEIQ, from the coding sequence ATGAAAATATTGTTGGTAAATATCAAAGAGCTGGTGCAGGTCGAAGAAGAACCAAAACTATGGGTTGCCGGAAAAGATATGGCTAGAGTCCACACGATTAAGGATGCATTTCTTTTGCTGCGTGACGAAATGATTGTTGATTTTGGTCCGATGGAGGAGTTGAACGGAAGCGATTTGGATAATTACGATGTGTTGATGGAAATAGATTGCACGGGACGAATGGTTTTTCCATCCTTCTGCGATTCGCATACACATTTAGTTTATCCGGACAGCCGCGAACAGGAGTTTGTCGACAAAATCAAAGGGCTGTCCTATGAAGAGATTGCCCGGAGAGGCGGAGGTATCCTGAATTCGGCCCGTCGTTTGCACGAAATGAGTGAGGAGGAGCTTTATGTTTCGGCCTTTGAGCGGATATCCGAGATCATTTACAAAGGTACCGGAGCAGTGGAAATTAAAAGCGGTTACGGTTTGAACCCGGAAGATGAAATCAAAATGCTTCGTGTCATTCGCCGGTTAAAAGAATCAACACCACTGGCCATAAAATCCACATTCCTTGGGGCACATTCCATTCCGATGGAATATCGGGATAATCCTTCGGTGTATGTCGACCAGGTTATCAATGAAATGTTGCCGCGCATAGCGGAAGAAGAGCTGGCTGACTACATCGATGTATTTTGCGATACCGGTTTTTTCTCGGTTGCCGATACGGAAAGAATTATCGAAGCTGGAACAACGTATGGACTTCGGGCAAAAATACACGCCAATGAATTAGGGCTCACCGGTGGGGTACAGGTGGGAGTGAAAAACAAGGCTCTTTCGGTCGATCACCTTGAATATTTAGGTGATGATGAAATAAATGTTCTTAAACATTCGCAAACCATGCCCACCATTTTACCTGGTGCCGCCTTTTTCCTCGACTTGCCTCTTTCGCCAGTCCGAAAGCTAATAGATTCGGGGCTTCCGGTGGCATTGGCTACCGACTTCAACCCGGGTTCGTCGCCTTCGGGCGACATGAAATTCATGCAGTCGCTGGGGTGCATCCGGTATAAGATGCTTCCGGAAGAGGTAATTAACGCTACCACAATCAATTCCGCCTATGCCATGGGCATTAGTGATGGCTATGGAAGTATTGCCCGGGGTAAGGCAGCCAATGTATTTATAACCAGGGATATTCCTTCGTATCAGTATTTTCCGTACGCCTACAATTCCGAACTTATCGCGACAGTAATCCTCAGGGGCGAGATTCAGTGA
- the zupT gene encoding zinc transporter ZupT, giving the protein MEISGNILTAFLLTLFAGLSTGIGSAIAFFTKRTNTKLLSLALGFSAGVMIYISFMEIFPHAQHILIEKLGKLRGHWYSLIAFFGGMLLITLIDKFIPNFENPHEVKAVEDMDDKSKAIAFRKLYRMGIMTAVAVGIHNFPEGLATFASTLQDPSIGIAIAIAIAIHNIPEGIAVSVPIYYATGNRKKAFWLSFLSGVSEPVGALLGYLLILPFVTPENMDLIFAYILAGVAGIMIFISFDELLPSAEEYGEHHLSVYGLIVGMAVMALSLMVLS; this is encoded by the coding sequence ATGGAGATATCCGGGAATATTCTAACCGCGTTTCTGCTCACCCTTTTTGCCGGTTTGTCAACCGGAATAGGTAGTGCCATTGCCTTTTTCACCAAGCGAACCAATACCAAGTTACTGAGTTTGGCCCTTGGTTTTTCGGCGGGTGTAATGATTTACATCTCGTTCATGGAAATTTTTCCGCATGCACAGCATATATTAATCGAAAAGTTAGGAAAGCTCCGTGGACACTGGTATTCATTAATCGCGTTCTTCGGGGGCATGTTGCTGATTACCTTAATCGACAAATTCATCCCGAATTTTGAAAACCCGCACGAAGTCAAGGCTGTAGAGGATATGGACGATAAGAGCAAAGCCATTGCGTTCCGGAAACTTTACCGCATGGGAATCATGACAGCAGTGGCTGTAGGTATTCACAATTTCCCGGAAGGATTGGCCACCTTTGCATCTACACTGCAAGATCCATCCATCGGAATTGCCATTGCTATCGCCATCGCTATTCACAACATCCCGGAAGGAATTGCCGTTTCGGTACCTATATATTATGCTACCGGAAACCGGAAAAAAGCCTTCTGGCTTTCGTTTCTATCAGGCGTTTCGGAACCAGTTGGCGCATTGCTTGGTTATTTGCTGATTCTTCCGTTCGTTACACCGGAAAACATGGACTTGATTTTCGCCTACATTTTGGCTGGTGTCGCCGGGATTATGATTTTCATCTCTTTCGACGAATTGCTACCGTCGGCCGAAGAATATGGTGAACATCACCTTTCCGTTTACGGCCTTATTGTCGGAATGGCTGTGATGGCGCTCAGCCTGATGGTGCTTTCCTGA
- a CDS encoding 4Fe-4S binding protein, which translates to MAYVINDECIACGTCIDECPVEAISEGDIYKIDPELCTDCGSCAEVCPVEAIFPAE; encoded by the coding sequence ATGGCTTACGTTATTAATGACGAATGTATTGCTTGCGGAACTTGCATTGACGAATGCCCGGTGGAAGCGATTAGTGAAGGTGATATCTACAAAATTGATCCGGAACTTTGCACAGATTGTGGTTCTTGTGCAGAGGTTTGTCCTGTTGAAGCTATTTTTCCGGCAGAGTAA
- the nth gene encoding endonuclease III: MQKKERFACIIEWFKKEMPVAETELEYTNPYELLVAVILSAQCTDKRVNQLTPELLQRFPTPEKLAEVEPGEVFEYIRSCSYPNNKAKHLVGMARMLVADFNSEIPGTVEELVKLPGVGRKTANVIASVVFNKPAMAVDTHVFRVAARLGLSTNAKTPLETERQLIKYIPEDLIATAHHWFILHGRYVCLARKPKCEKCGLTPYCKYYQQKLTKEEA; this comes from the coding sequence ATGCAGAAGAAAGAACGCTTTGCCTGTATTATCGAGTGGTTTAAGAAAGAGATGCCGGTTGCTGAAACAGAGCTTGAATATACCAATCCGTATGAATTGCTGGTTGCCGTCATTCTTTCGGCTCAGTGCACCGACAAACGGGTAAACCAACTAACGCCTGAACTGCTTCAGCGATTTCCTACGCCGGAAAAACTGGCCGAAGTGGAGCCGGGGGAGGTGTTCGAATACATCCGCTCATGTTCGTATCCGAATAACAAAGCCAAACACCTGGTGGGCATGGCCAGAATGTTGGTGGCGGATTTCAACAGCGAAATTCCGGGCACGGTGGAAGAGCTGGTGAAGTTACCAGGTGTCGGTAGGAAAACTGCGAATGTAATTGCATCGGTGGTATTTAATAAGCCGGCCATGGCAGTCGATACACATGTTTTCCGTGTGGCGGCCCGTTTGGGTTTAAGTACGAATGCCAAAACGCCGCTGGAAACCGAAAGGCAGCTGATAAAATACATCCCGGAAGATTTGATCGCCACGGCACATCACTGGTTCATTCTGCATGGCCGGTACGTTTGCCTGGCCCGAAAACCGAAATGTGAGAAATGCGGACTAACACCTTACTGCAAATATTACCAGCAAAAGTTGACGAAAGAAGAAGCTTAG
- the ftcD gene encoding glutamate formimidoyltransferase, translating to MTKRIIECVPNFSEGRDLSVIKKITDTIELVKGVKLLDVDPGHATNRTVVTFVGEPELVIEAAFQAIKKAAELIDMSKHSGEHPRFGATDVCPLVPVSGISMEETVEYARQLGKRVGDELGIPVYAYEFAAFSEKRKSLAFCRSGEYEALPDKLKRPEWKPDFGSAEFVPQTGAIAIGARNFLVAYNINLNTTSTRRANAIAFDVREAGRVKREGNPVTGKIAKDENGEPVRIPGTLKKVRAIGWYIEEYGIAQISMNLTDLTVTPVHVAFDKVCRSAESRGIRVTGSELVGIMPLKYILDAGKYFLRKQNRSTGIPEREIIKIAVKSLGLDELQPFDPEKKIIEYMLDDKEEKKLIDLTARGFAEETASESIAPGGGSVSAYVGALGASLATMVANLSAHKRGWDERWEEFSEWAERGIEIQERLLKLVDEDTQAFNNIMVAFGLPKGSDEEKAARSEAIQAATLNAMEIPLSVMETSLASFDVIRAMVEKGNPNSVTDAGVGALCARTAVLGAWMNVRINASGLTDEVKKRELLNKGEEVARRAVELEQEIVQLVEKKVN from the coding sequence ATGACAAAACGGATTATCGAATGCGTTCCTAATTTTTCAGAGGGACGCGATTTGTCTGTCATAAAAAAAATTACGGATACAATTGAGTTGGTAAAGGGAGTCAAATTACTGGATGTCGATCCGGGACATGCCACTAATCGTACCGTTGTTACATTTGTAGGAGAGCCCGAACTGGTAATAGAAGCCGCTTTTCAAGCGATTAAAAAAGCTGCCGAACTAATCGACATGTCGAAACACAGCGGAGAACATCCCCGTTTTGGAGCTACGGATGTTTGTCCGTTGGTCCCCGTTTCGGGTATATCGATGGAAGAGACTGTTGAATATGCCCGTCAATTAGGAAAAAGAGTAGGCGATGAGCTGGGTATTCCGGTTTACGCTTATGAGTTTGCTGCTTTTTCCGAAAAACGCAAGAGTTTGGCTTTTTGCCGCTCAGGCGAATATGAAGCCCTTCCTGATAAACTGAAACGTCCCGAATGGAAACCCGATTTTGGATCGGCGGAGTTTGTTCCCCAAACCGGGGCAATTGCCATTGGCGCCCGTAATTTCCTTGTTGCCTATAATATTAACCTGAATACGACATCTACGCGCCGTGCCAATGCCATCGCATTTGATGTGCGCGAAGCCGGGCGTGTTAAGCGGGAAGGAAATCCCGTAACCGGGAAAATCGCGAAAGACGAAAATGGTGAACCGGTACGTATTCCCGGAACCCTGAAAAAGGTGAGAGCCATCGGGTGGTACATCGAAGAGTACGGAATTGCCCAGATATCGATGAACCTGACCGATTTGACCGTGACACCTGTCCATGTAGCTTTTGATAAGGTTTGCCGCAGTGCCGAATCGCGGGGCATCAGAGTGACCGGTTCGGAACTGGTGGGTATTATGCCATTGAAATACATCCTTGACGCCGGTAAATATTTCCTGCGAAAGCAAAATCGGTCCACCGGTATTCCCGAAAGGGAAATCATCAAGATAGCTGTTAAGTCACTTGGTTTGGACGAGCTTCAACCCTTTGATCCGGAGAAAAAGATCATTGAGTATATGCTCGATGATAAAGAAGAGAAGAAGCTGATTGACTTAACAGCCCGTGGGTTTGCAGAAGAAACCGCTTCGGAAAGCATTGCTCCGGGAGGAGGTTCCGTTTCAGCATATGTTGGTGCTTTGGGAGCTTCATTGGCAACCATGGTCGCTAACTTGTCAGCACACAAGCGTGGCTGGGATGAGCGTTGGGAAGAGTTTTCCGAATGGGCCGAACGCGGGATCGAAATTCAGGAAAGGCTACTGAAACTGGTGGATGAAGATACGCAGGCATTCAATAATATTATGGTTGCCTTTGGGTTGCCGAAAGGCTCGGATGAAGAAAAAGCGGCACGTTCGGAAGCCATTCAGGCTGCCACGCTCAACGCCATGGAAATTCCGCTTTCGGTGATGGAAACCTCGCTGGCATCGTTTGATGTTATTCGTGCCATGGTAGAGAAAGGCAATCCGAACTCAGTTACTGATGCCGGGGTTGGTGCTTTGTGTGCTCGTACCGCCGTACTTGGCGCCTGGATGAATGTGCG